The nucleotide sequence CCAGAGCAAGGGCGGCCTGCCGCCGGACTCGGTGGTCGAGGACCTGGACGCCATCCTGGCCTCGACCCAGGCGGTGCACGAGCGGCTCCACGACGGCGACCGGGTCGTGGTCACCGTCGCCCCCTGCAGCCCCTTCAGCGTCACCCCGGAGCTGATGACCGAGTCGGCGGCCCTGGCCAGGCGCCTGGGGCTGCGGTTGCACACCCACCTGGCCGAGACCCTGGACGAGGAGCGGAGCTGCCTGGAGCGGTTCGGCCGGCGGCCGCTGGCCGTGCTGGACGACATCGGCTGGATCGCCCCCGACGTCTGGGTGGCCCACGGGATCCACTTCGACGACGCCGAGGTGGCGCGGCTGGGCGAGACCGGCACCGGCATCGCCCACTGCCCCTCCAGCAACTGCCGGCTCGGCTCGGGCATCGCCCGGGTGGTCGACCTGACCGCGGCCGGGGCCCCGGTCGGCCTGGGCGTGGACGGCGTGGCCAGCAACGAGATCGGCGGCCTCCTCCCCGAGCTGCGCATGGCCCTGTTCCTGGCCCGCCAGCGCGACCTGAGCTCGACCACCTTCATGCCCGCCGACGCCCTGGCCCTGGCCACCGGGGGCGGGGCCCGCTGCCTGGGCCGCGACGACGTCGGCCGGCTCGAGCCCGGCTACAAGGCCGACCTGGTCGTGTGGCCGGGCGACGACCTGGGCGACGTGCTCGACCCCCTGGCCGGGCTGGTGCTGGGGCCGGAGCGGCACGCCCGGCACGTGCTGGTGGAGGGCGCCTACGTGGTCCGGGACGGTACCCTGCTCGGCACCGACATGGACGCGCTGCGCCGGGACCTGGCCCGCCGGGCCCGCCGGCTGTGGCCCGAGGACGCGAGGTGAGCGGGCTGACCCTTGACCGGTTCAACGAGCTGCCCGAGGACAAGGCCGTGGCCGAGCTGCTGGCCGTCTGCCACTCCCGCCGCTGGGCCGAGGCGGTGGCCGCCGGCCGCCCGTACGCGGACGTGGCCGCCCTCCAGCAGGCCGCCGACGAGATCTGGACGGGG is from Actinomycetota bacterium and encodes:
- a CDS encoding 8-oxoguanine deaminase; its protein translation is MGRLVLRGARWPGDVAVEGGRIAAVGSVPDQPGDEVVRVDGDIVTAGLVNTHHHFYQWMTRGWAFDRTLFGWLTTLYPVWAKLTPEDVETASAVAMGELALTGCTTAADHHYLVPGGDDSVFDAIASAARTIGIRVHIARGSMDLGQSKGGLPPDSVVEDLDAILASTQAVHERLHDGDRVVVTVAPCSPFSVTPELMTESAALARRLGLRLHTHLAETLDEERSCLERFGRRPLAVLDDIGWIAPDVWVAHGIHFDDAEVARLGETGTGIAHCPSSNCRLGSGIARVVDLTAAGAPVGLGVDGVASNEIGGLLPELRMALFLARQRDLSSTTFMPADALALATGGGARCLGRDDVGRLEPGYKADLVVWPGDDLGDVLDPLAGLVLGPERHARHVLVEGAYVVRDGTLLGTDMDALRRDLARRARRLWPEDAR